Part of the Armatimonadota bacterium genome is shown below.
GAGCGACGATCAGGGCCCTGACCCCGCGAACGTTGTCCTCCCGGAATCAAGCAACGTGACCGGCAGCATTGATGGCGTCATGGTTGGGGTCGCCGGGGAGGGGCAGGACGGGTACTGGCACTCAATCATCCTTGAGGCACCTGTGAAGGCCGGCTCGTCGGAGATCGGTAAGGCTGAGATCTTCTACGACTCGAAGACGGCGTTTACATACAACGGCCAGCCTGAGAGGCCCGACCTCGAGTCGCTCACAGGTCGTCAACCGAAGGTGCACGCAGAGTACAAGCACGGCTCCGGCAAGAACGCATGGCGCCCGATGGCCACAAGAATCGATTTGGCCTGGACCCCTTAGGGTGCCGCCCGCCGCCCAACACGCGCATCCAGCAGACAATACGCCGCATGAGAGCTAGTCTCGGATGGAAGCGCTTGGCGGCGTATTGCAGCTGATGCGCTACACGTTGGATGGACCTGGCGTGTCCGGGTCACGTGCCTCTCGCGGCGCAGCTGCCACACGAGGCGTCTCAGCTCACCGCGTCCTTCACCAGCGCGGCGATCCTCGCCTCTTCCGCGGCGGTCAATTTCGTGAGCGCAAAGGCGACCGGCCACATGTGACCTTCGTCGAGGTGCGCCTTGTCGCTGAAGCCGAGCGTCGCGTACCGCGCCTTGAATTTGTGCGCCCCCTGGAAGAAGCAGACCACGTTCCCGTTCTTGGCGTAGGCGGGCATCCCGTACCACAGTCTCGGCGAGAGGCTGGGGCCGCTGGCAGTGATGATTGCATGGAGCCGCTCGCCCATGCCGCGATCCGGTTGCGGCATTGCGGCGATCACGGCACGTACCTCGGTCTCGCCATCGGCCTTCTTACGAGCCGGCTTCGCGGCCTTTGCCGCGTCCTTGCCCGTCTTGTTCTCAGCCATGAGACGGCCACCTCC
Proteins encoded:
- a CDS encoding DUF1801 domain-containing protein, which translates into the protein MAENKTGKDAAKAAKPARKKADGETEVRAVIAAMPQPDRGMGERLHAIITASGPSLSPRLWYGMPAYAKNGNVVCFFQGAHKFKARYATLGFSDKAHLDEGHMWPVAFALTKLTAAEEARIAALVKDAVS